From the Candidatus Poribacteria bacterium genome, the window GAATTGCCCATAGGAAGTGGAGAAATTCTGGATGACCAAAACGGAGCCAGTTCATTTTTTATTTTCCTATAGAAAAAATAAGTCCGAAACTACTATAATAGATGTAGGATTATTTCACTGGTAGTTGCGGTTTTGCAGCGTACTCGCTCAAATGGGACGTGCATTCTAACCGCACCAGTCACCGAGTGCACACTTAATTGTGGGTTTTACTATAAAAGGTATTGACTGATGATTGCTAACCGCTGAGGGGCGTAGCCGCCCCGAGAGCACAGTGTCTATGTTAGAGGAGGCTGATTATGTTAGAGACACAGAAAACGTCCCAGGCATCCACGCCTATCAATCGCTTCTACTTACGCTATTTGCGCGAACAGGTCCTCCAGTTCACCCAAGAAGAGTTGGCTGAAAACATAAACATTTCTGTCCAGACAGTCAGAAACTGGGAGACCGGCAGAACACAGCCAAACCAAAAACAACGCCCCATTTTGGAAAGATGCTTAGGTATCGCCCCCGGGCACCTTGCGTTGAACATCAAGGAGATTCTCTACGAAGATTTCAACGCTGCCTATTTCGGGGATGAAGCCGCTCGCCAACGACTCAGCTGGGCTTATGAAAACAGAAAACTCACAAAATTTATTGATGGTCTCAGTTCTGAGTCAATAGAGCGATAATGTTTGAGAACCGCCAAAGTCTAAAAAAGCCGAAACTTGTCCATTTTCAGGAAATATTAGAAAAAACTTGCCTGTTTTTTGGATATTCAGGTAAAATTAATACCATAATAGGAAAAAATATATTTTTTCCTTGACAAAAACGCGCGTTTTTAATATAATATTTATTGTATTGGTAGTTTCCTCTGTTTTGAGAGGCGCCGAGGGTGGTGAAAGCACCCATTGACGCGGCACTGCCATTAGTACGGAATGACAGTGCTAACCTACATTGTAGCATAAAACCCCTTGTTTTGTGAAGTTGTTGGGTTAGCACCTTATACAATGGCGGGTTGCCAAAAATGCAAGGAACTTTATTTTTTTTCTCTTGCCAAAGCAATCCGATGAACACAGAATAAACCGGTGCTATTAGGCAGCGGATATATTGCTATAGGAGATTCCAAATGTTGAAAGCATACTTCAAGAAGTCTTCTTTGAAGAAG encodes:
- a CDS encoding helix-turn-helix transcriptional regulator, which produces MLETQKTSQASTPINRFYLRYLREQVLQFTQEELAENINISVQTVRNWETGRTQPNQKQRPILERCLGIAPGHLALNIKEILYEDFNAAYFGDEAARQRLSWAYENRKLTKFIDGLSSESIER